The following are encoded together in the Lathyrus oleraceus cultivar Zhongwan6 chromosome 3, CAAS_Psat_ZW6_1.0, whole genome shotgun sequence genome:
- the LOC127127406 gene encoding ferritin-1, chloroplastic, which translates to MALSSSKFSSFSGFSLSPVSGNGVQKPCFCDLRVGEKWGSRKFRVCATTAPLTGVIFEPFEEVKKDYLAVPSVPLVSLARQNFADECESVINEQINVEYNVSYVYHSMFAYFDRDNVALKGFAKFFKESSEEEREHAEKLMKYQNTRGGRVVLHPIKDVPSEFEHVEKGDALHAMELALSLEKLTNEKLLNVHSVAERNNDLEMTHFIEGEYLAEQVEAIKKISEYVAQLRRVGKGHGVWHFDQRLLHGVHGA; encoded by the exons ATGGCTCTTTCTTCTTCTAAATTTTCATCCTTTTCTGGATTTTCTCTCTCACCTGTTTCTGGAAATGGTGTTCAAAAGCCATGTTTTTGTGATCTGAGAGTTGGTGAGAAATGGGGAAGTAGAAAATTTAGGGTTTGCGCTACAACTGCTCCTTTGACAGGGGTTATATTTGAACCGTTTGAAGAGGTTAAGAAGGATTATCTTGCTGTTCCTTCTGTTCCTCTTGTTTCTTTAGCTCGTCAGAATTTTGCTGATGAATGTGAATCTGTTATTAATGAGCAAATTAA TGTGGAATACAATGTTTCCTATGTGTATCACTCCATGTTTGCATACTTTGATAGGGACAACGTGGCTCTCAAGGGATTTGCGAA GTTCTTCAAGGAATCTAGTGAAGAAGAGAGAGAACATGCTGAAAAGCTTATGAAATATCAG AACACTCGTGGTGGAAGAGTTGTGCTTCACCCCATCAAGGACGTGCCCTCAGAATTTGAGCATGTGGAAAAAGGAGATGCATTGCATG CAATGGAGTTAGCTTTGTCTTTGGAGAAGTTAACAAATGAGAAACTTCTGAATGTGCATAGT GTGGCAGAACGCAACAATGACCTTGAAATGACACACTTCATCGAAGGCGAATATTTGGCCGAACAG GTCGAAGCAATTAAGAAGATTTCAGAGTATGTGGCTCAATTGAGAAGGGTTGGAAAGGGTCATG GTGTTTGGCACTTTGATCAAAGACTTCTTCATGGAGTACATGGTGCTTGA